From one Cyprinus carpio isolate SPL01 chromosome B3, ASM1834038v1, whole genome shotgun sequence genomic stretch:
- the thoc6 gene encoding THO complex subunit 6 homolog, whose protein sequence is MGPVELLHMSVFSQSFSPCGRFLAAGNNYGEIALFSLSAALSPDASEGSQKPILNFTAHDGPVFSLLSTDTHLLSAGNGEISAWSWAELIKKSTKAAWTRKPSYETSLEIPEINAMIINPKDNSLIVGGGDNNIHIMDMETGIFKSVLKGHTDYIHCLCFKEREEEILSGGEDGAVRIWDSRTNRPVHCIEVFKYEECARALEWISCLATDSDWMLCGGGPSLSLWHLRSMSPTSVFPLPGCQREAVFHQDLIMSVGEGPYVSHCLHGGTVKAQIPCTPSSLNTLALNLKNTEHRVMTVGGSSHQIDVFTNFSYRAFSLSF, encoded by the exons ATGGGTCCAGTTGAG CTGCTGCACATGTCCGTGTTCTCGCAGAGTTTCTCTCCCTGCGGTCGCTTCCTGGCAGCGGGGAACAACTACGGAGAGATCGCGCTGTTCAG TCTTTCAGCAGCACTGAGTCCAGATGCATCAGAGGGGAGCCAGAAGCCCATCCTTAACTTCACTG CTCATGATGGTCCGGTGTTCTCTCTTCTGTCCACGGACACTCATCTGCTGAGTGCTGGGAACGGAGAGATCAGTGCCTGGAGTTGGGCAGAGCTCATCAAAAAA AGCACCAAAGCTGCATGGACAAGGAAACCCAGTTATGA GACTAGTCTTGAAATACCAGAGATCAATGCAATGATCATTAACCCAAAG GACAACAGCTTGATAGTTGGAGGAGGTGACAATAACATTCACATCATGGACATGGAGACTGGCATCTTTAAG TCTGTACTGAAGGGCCACACTGACTACATCCACTGCCTGTGCTTTAAAGAAAGGGAAGAGGAGATCCTCTCTGGAGGGGAGGATGGTGCCGTGAGGATATGGG ACTCACGGACAAACCGCCCAGTTCACTGTATTGAAGTTTTCAAATACGAG GAATGCGCTCGTGCTCTGGAGTGGATTAGCTGTCTTGCTACGGACTCTGATTGGATG CTCTGTGGTGGAGGCCCATCGCTTTCATTATGGCACCTCCGTTCCATGTCCCCCACCTCTGTCTTCCCATTGCCCGGCTGTCAAAGGGAAGCTGTCTTTCACCAGGACCTG ATCATGTCAGTAGGTGAGGGTCCATACGTGTCCCACTGTTTACATGGAGGGACAGTGAAAGCTCAGATTCCCTGCACTCCTTCCTCACTCAACACACTGGCTCTCAATCTCAAGAACACTGAACATAGG GTTATGACAGTAGGGGGCAGCAGTCACCAAATTGATGTGTTCACCAACTTCAGTTACAGAGccttttctctctcattttga